Proteins encoded within one genomic window of uncultured Draconibacterium sp.:
- the nadA gene encoding quinolinate synthase NadA, producing MEQLQINKMLEEKGYIEETINPSLKLVEEIKRLKKEKNAVILSHFYVEGELQDIADYVGDSLGLAQAAAKVDADIIVFVGVHFMAETAKIINPDKKVILPDLKASCSLAESAPAEEFAAFKAKYPGHKVITYVNATAALKTMSDIVCTSANAQKIVDSFPKDEKLIFAPDKNLGNYINSITDRSMVLWDGACMVHEQYSVEKIVDLMDAHPDAEFIAHPECEKPVLLLAKHIGSTTALLNYVQSSDAKKFIVATESGILHQMTKACPDKIFIPAPSNDSTCACNDCEYMKLNSLQKLYICLKHEQPEVTLPQDVIEKARIPIQRMLEISK from the coding sequence ATGGAACAGCTTCAGATAAATAAAATGTTGGAAGAGAAGGGTTATATTGAGGAGACAATTAATCCAAGCCTAAAACTGGTGGAAGAAATTAAACGCCTGAAAAAGGAAAAGAATGCTGTAATACTCAGCCACTTTTACGTTGAGGGCGAGCTACAGGACATTGCAGATTACGTTGGCGATAGTCTGGGTTTGGCACAGGCAGCGGCAAAAGTAGATGCCGACATAATTGTTTTTGTGGGCGTACACTTTATGGCCGAAACAGCCAAGATCATCAATCCCGATAAAAAAGTGATCCTTCCTGACCTAAAGGCAAGCTGTTCATTGGCAGAGTCGGCACCAGCAGAAGAATTTGCTGCATTTAAAGCCAAATATCCCGGACATAAGGTAATTACCTACGTTAATGCAACGGCGGCACTTAAAACCATGTCCGACATTGTTTGTACATCGGCCAATGCCCAAAAGATTGTCGACAGTTTCCCTAAAGATGAGAAGCTGATTTTTGCGCCGGACAAAAACCTTGGAAACTACATTAACAGCATAACCGACCGCAGCATGGTACTGTGGGATGGTGCCTGCATGGTTCACGAGCAATATTCGGTAGAGAAGATTGTTGACCTGATGGACGCGCATCCTGATGCCGAGTTTATCGCTCACCCTGAGTGTGAGAAACCGGTATTACTGCTGGCAAAACACATTGGATCAACAACTGCACTGTTAAACTACGTGCAGAGCAGCGATGCAAAGAAATTTATTGTAGCAACCGAAAGCGGTATTCTACACCAAATGACCAAAGCTTGCCCGGATAAGATATTTATTCCGGCGCCGTCAAACGATTCAACTTGCGCCTGCAACGATTGCGAGTACATGAAGCTAAACAGTCTGCAAAAGCTGTACATCTGTTTAAAACACGAACAGCCGGAGGTTACACTTCCACAAGATGTAATTGAAAAAGCCCGCATCCCGATTCAGCGGATGTTGGAAATATCGAAATAG